The Punica granatum isolate Tunisia-2019 chromosome 4, ASM765513v2, whole genome shotgun sequence genome has a window encoding:
- the LOC116203471 gene encoding nuclear pore complex protein NUP98A isoform X3 — translation MFGATNPFGQSSSSPFGQSSSSPFGSQSIFGQSSNTINPFAPKPFGNTTPFGSPQTGSSIFGGTSTGVFGATQSSAPAFGAQSSPAFGASSTPAFGSSSSGFGGSSLFGQKPAFGGFGSTPTQTSPFGSTSQPSQPAFGSGMFGASTPFGSSTPSPFGATSTPAFGATSTPAFGATSTPAFGATSTPAFGAASTPAFGAASTPAFGATTTPSFGSTATPAFGSAGSAFGASTSSVFGTGSAFGASSTPGFGSSSTPAFGASSTPAFGASSSPAFGVLTPPFGASSSPSFNFGSSPAFGQSSSAFGSSSFASSSPFGAQIGNQATTPGFGNSGFGQPGFGGQQRGGSRVSPYSVTLEQDSGSGAQPTGKLESISAMPAYINKSHEELRWEDYQLGDKGGPNPAGQSAGGNPFATSSSTLTPAFAGQSSPFSSSTPANPFSSTTTPNLFSSTSSPNPFAPKPFTPGFTSGPATSVFASTSSSATSVFGHAAAPSFTAGSSSSLFPTAGQSTFGTSPSFFSSTQGATGISSGFTSQSTPLFSSITPSFPQTSSGFGPATAPFGQTTSPFAQSSTPAIGQTNIFNTPSTGVSMGLFSSTPSLLASTNTGGFNRTNPSFSLQFQQSQPAQAGPGFSNLVQPQPAVGGPQNIYTQSNFGQSSANLSSAVVQTAPPSTNPFGTLPAMPQMSIGRAGTGSSIQYGISSMPVVDKPAPVRVSSLLTSRHLSQMRTRLPARKYHPKDDHPKVPFFSDQEETPSTPKADALFIPRENPRALVIRPPEHWPSRTSAEKPSPVNDTSPILENGKVNGVSPANGQYSVDKEQTPAENGHLAETLSRAKAAQKSNVVHEDHTQMGDSYKTLTGHRAGEAAIVYEHGADIEALMPKLRHSDYYTEPRIQELAAKERAEPGFCRRVRDFVVGRHGFGSIKFMGETDVRRLDLESLIQFNNREVIVYMDDSKKPPVGQGLNKPAEVTLLNIKCIDKKTRKQYTEGPKVEKYKEMLKQKAVDQGAEFVSYDPVKGEWKFRVDHFSKYELRDDDEAAWGLCDDANEL, via the exons ATGTTTGGGGCGACAAATC CTTTTGGGCAGTCATCGAGCAGCCCTTTCGGGCAGTCGTCAAGCAGCCCTTTCGGGTCGCAATCGATCTTCGGCCAGTCCAGTAATACAATCAATCCTTTTGCGCCCAAACCATTTGGCAATACAACCCCTTTTGGGTCCCCACAAACAGGGTCTTCCATATTTGGGGGAACTTCAACCGGTGTTTTTGGTGCCACTCAATCTTCAGCACCCGCATTTGGTGCACAATCATCACCGGCTTTTGGTGCATCTTCTACTCCTGCTTTTGGAAGTTCGTCATCTGGTTTTGGAG GATCTTCTCTGTTTGGTCAAAAACCTGCTTTTGGAGGCTTTGGGTCCACTCCTACACAAACAAGTCCATTTGGAAGCACAAGTCAGCCATCACAGCCAGCATTTGGAAGTGGTATGTTTGGAGCTTCTACACCATTTGGTTCTTCAACTCCGTCTCCATTTGGTGCCACCTCCACTCCGGCCTTTGGAGCGACCAGTACCCCCGCCTTTGGAGCCACTAGTACCCCTGCCTTTGGAGCCACTAGTACCCCTGCTTTTGGAGCCGCTAGCACCCCTGCTTTTGGAGCCGCTAGCACCCCTGCTTTTGGTGCTACAACTACGCCTTCCTTTGGTTCAACTGCCACTCCAGCATTTGGTAGCGCAGGATCTGCATTTGGTGCTTCAACTTCCTCAGTCTTTGGCACGGGAAGTGCATTTGGGGCTTCTAGCACCCCTGGTTTTGGATCTTCCAGTACACCTGCATTTGGGGCTTCTAGCACCCCTGCTTTTGGCGCCTCAAGTAGTCCAGCTTTTGGGGTTTTGACTCCTCCTTTTGGGGCTTCCAGCAGCCCTTCCTTCAACTTTGGTTCTTCTCCAGCATTCGGGCAGTCATCATCAGCTTTTGGTAGCAGCTCTTTTGCATCTTCATCTCCTTTTGGGGCCCAGATAG GAAATCAGGCCACAACACCAGGTTTTGGTAACTCTGGATTTGGACAGCCAGGTTTTGGAGGTCAGCAACGTGGAGGAAGTCGAGTGTCCCCGTATTCAGTAACTCTTGAGCAAGATAGTGGAAGTGGTGCACAACCGACTGGGAAGTTAGAGTCCATATCAGCAATGCCCGCATACATTAACAAGAGCCATGAGGAGCTTAGGTGGGAGGACTATCAGTTGGGTGACAAAG GTGGACCAAATCCTGCTGGTCAATCTGCTGGTGGTAATCCCTTTGCTACATCTTCATCAACCCTGACACCTGCATTTGCTGGACAATCATCTCCATTTTCCTCCAGTACACCTGCTAATCCATTTTCCTCCACCACAACCCCTAATTTGTTCTCCTCCACATCATCACCAAATCCATTTGCTCCAAAACCCTTCACTCCAGGTTTTACGTCAGGACCTGCTACTTCAGTCTTTGCTTCTACGTCCTCATCTGCAACTTCTGTATTTGGACACGCTGCAGCACCTAGTTTTACGGCTGGTAGTTCTTCGTCCCTCTTCCCTACAGCAGGTCAATCTACATTTGGGACATCTCCTTCATTTTTCAGTTCTACTCAGGGTGCCACCGGAATCAGTTCTGGTTTTACTTCACAATCCACCCCATTATTTTCATCAATTACCCCCTCATTTCCCCAGACAAGTTCTGGTTTTGGACCAGCAACTGCACCTTTTGGTCAGACCACTAGTCCCTTCGCCCAGAGTAGCACTCCTGCCATTGGTCAAACAAACATATTTAACACACCTTCGACTGGAGTTTCAATGGGTTTATTCTCAAGTACTCCTTCCTTGCTTGCTTCTACTAATACTGGTGGATtcaatcggacaaat CCCTCTTTTTCATTGCAATTCCAGCAGTCTCAACCTGCTCAGGCAGGCCCTGGGTTTTCCAACTTAGTTCAGCCCCAACCAG CTGTTGGAGGTCCACAAAATATCTATACTCAGAGTAACTTTGGACAATC GTCTGCGAACCTGAGCTCGGCAGTTGTGCAGACAGCACCTCCTTCCACTAATCCATTTGGAACACTCCCAGCAATGCCTCAGATGTCAATTGGCCGAGCTGGAACTGGTTCCTCTATTCAATATGGAATTTCAAGCATGCCA GTTGTGGACAAACCTGCTCCTGTCCGAGTGTCATCACTATTGACATCTCGACACCTATCTCAGATGCGGACGAGGTTGCCTGCTAGGAAATATCATCCTAAAGATGATCACCCGAAG GTCCCATTCTTCAGTGACCAAGAAGAAACGCCCAGCACCCCGAAGGCTGATGCTCTTTTCATTCCAAGGGAGAATCCTAGAGCTCTGGTCATCCGTCCTCCTGAGCATTGGCCTTCAAGAACTAGTGCAGAGAAACCATCTCCAGTGAATGACACATCCCCTATCCTCGAGAATG GTAAAGTGAATGGAGTTTCACCAGCAAATGGTCAATACTCAGTGGATAAAGAAC AAACTCCAGCTGAAAACGGCCACTTGGCGGAGACGCTCAGCCGTGCCAAAGCTGCTCAGAAATCAAACGTGGTCCATGAAGATCATACCCAGATGGGTGACTCCTACAAGACTCTCACTGGCCACCGAGCTGGGGAAGCTGCTATTGTATATGAGCATGGGGCTGATATTGAAGCCTTAATGCCAAAGCTCCGGCACTCGGACTACTATACAGAGCCTAGGATCCAGGAATTGGCTGCCAAGGAGAGGGCTGAACCAGGCTTCTGCCGTCGCGTCAGGGACTTTGTGGTGGGTCGCCATGGATTTGGAAGCATCAAATTCATGGGCGAGACAGATGTGCGAAGGCTTGATCTTGAGTCCCTCATTCAGTTCAATAATCGGGAAGTCATCGTGTACATGGACGACAGCAAGAAGCCCCCTGTTGGACAAGGTCTCAATAAGCCAGCAGAGGTAACCCTCCTTAATATAAAATGCATCGATAAGAAGACACGCAAGCAGTATACAGAGGGACCGAAGGTGGAGAAGTACAAGGAGATGCTGAAGCAGAAGGCTGTGGATCAGGGTGCTGAGTTCGTGTCATATGACCCTGTGAAGGGAGAGTGGAAGTTTAGGGTTGACCATTTCAGCAAGTATGAGCTCAGGGATGATGATGAAGCAGCGTGGGGGCTGTGTGATGATGCCAATGAGCTATAA
- the LOC116203471 gene encoding nuclear pore complex protein NUP98A isoform X2 has protein sequence MFGATNPFGQSSSSPFGQSSSSPFGSQSIFGQSSNTINPFAPKPFGNTTPFGSPQTGSSIFGGTSTGVFGATQSSAPAFGAQSSPAFGASSTPAFGSSSSGFGGFGSTPTQTSPFGSTSQPSQPAFGSGMFGASTPFGSSTPSPFGATSTPAFGATSTPAFGATSTPAFGATSTPAFGAASTPAFGAASTPAFGATTTPSFGSTATPAFGSAGSAFGASTSSVFGTGSAFGASSTPGFGSSSTPAFGASSTPAFGASSSPAFGVLTPPFGASSSPSFNFGSSPAFGQSSSAFGSSSFASSSPFGAQIGNQATTPGFGNSGFGQPGFGGQQRGGSRVSPYSVTLEQDSGSGAQPTGKLESISAMPAYINKSHEELRWEDYQLGDKGGPNPAGQSAGGNPFATSSSTLTPAFAGQSSPFSSSTPANPFSSTTTPNLFSSTSSPNPFAPKPFTPGFTSGPATSVFASTSSSATSVFGHAAAPSFTAGSSSSLFPTAGQSTFGTSPSFFSSTQGATGISSGFTSQSTPLFSSITPSFPQTSSGFGPATAPFGQTTSPFAQSSTPAIGQTNIFNTPSTGVSMGLFSSTPSLLASTNTGGFNRTNPSFSLQFQQSQPAQAGPGFSNLVQPQPAVGGPQNIYTQSNFGQSSANLSSAVVQTAPPSTNPFGTLPAMPQMSIGRAGTGSSIQYGISSMPVVDKPAPVRVSSLLTSRHLSQMRTRLPARKYHPKDDHPKVPFFSDQEETPSTPKADALFIPRENPRALVIRPPEHWPSRTSAEKPSPVNDTSPILENAASFAELLQPDVLGKVNGVSPANGQYSVDKEQTPAENGHLAETLSRAKAAQKSNVVHEDHTQMGDSYKTLTGHRAGEAAIVYEHGADIEALMPKLRHSDYYTEPRIQELAAKERAEPGFCRRVRDFVVGRHGFGSIKFMGETDVRRLDLESLIQFNNREVIVYMDDSKKPPVGQGLNKPAEVTLLNIKCIDKKTRKQYTEGPKVEKYKEMLKQKAVDQGAEFVSYDPVKGEWKFRVDHFSKYELRDDDEAAWGLCDDANEL, from the exons ATGTTTGGGGCGACAAATC CTTTTGGGCAGTCATCGAGCAGCCCTTTCGGGCAGTCGTCAAGCAGCCCTTTCGGGTCGCAATCGATCTTCGGCCAGTCCAGTAATACAATCAATCCTTTTGCGCCCAAACCATTTGGCAATACAACCCCTTTTGGGTCCCCACAAACAGGGTCTTCCATATTTGGGGGAACTTCAACCGGTGTTTTTGGTGCCACTCAATCTTCAGCACCCGCATTTGGTGCACAATCATCACCGGCTTTTGGTGCATCTTCTACTCCTGCTTTTGGAAGTTCGTCATCTGGTTTTGGAG GCTTTGGGTCCACTCCTACACAAACAAGTCCATTTGGAAGCACAAGTCAGCCATCACAGCCAGCATTTGGAAGTGGTATGTTTGGAGCTTCTACACCATTTGGTTCTTCAACTCCGTCTCCATTTGGTGCCACCTCCACTCCGGCCTTTGGAGCGACCAGTACCCCCGCCTTTGGAGCCACTAGTACCCCTGCCTTTGGAGCCACTAGTACCCCTGCTTTTGGAGCCGCTAGCACCCCTGCTTTTGGAGCCGCTAGCACCCCTGCTTTTGGTGCTACAACTACGCCTTCCTTTGGTTCAACTGCCACTCCAGCATTTGGTAGCGCAGGATCTGCATTTGGTGCTTCAACTTCCTCAGTCTTTGGCACGGGAAGTGCATTTGGGGCTTCTAGCACCCCTGGTTTTGGATCTTCCAGTACACCTGCATTTGGGGCTTCTAGCACCCCTGCTTTTGGCGCCTCAAGTAGTCCAGCTTTTGGGGTTTTGACTCCTCCTTTTGGGGCTTCCAGCAGCCCTTCCTTCAACTTTGGTTCTTCTCCAGCATTCGGGCAGTCATCATCAGCTTTTGGTAGCAGCTCTTTTGCATCTTCATCTCCTTTTGGGGCCCAGATAG GAAATCAGGCCACAACACCAGGTTTTGGTAACTCTGGATTTGGACAGCCAGGTTTTGGAGGTCAGCAACGTGGAGGAAGTCGAGTGTCCCCGTATTCAGTAACTCTTGAGCAAGATAGTGGAAGTGGTGCACAACCGACTGGGAAGTTAGAGTCCATATCAGCAATGCCCGCATACATTAACAAGAGCCATGAGGAGCTTAGGTGGGAGGACTATCAGTTGGGTGACAAAG GTGGACCAAATCCTGCTGGTCAATCTGCTGGTGGTAATCCCTTTGCTACATCTTCATCAACCCTGACACCTGCATTTGCTGGACAATCATCTCCATTTTCCTCCAGTACACCTGCTAATCCATTTTCCTCCACCACAACCCCTAATTTGTTCTCCTCCACATCATCACCAAATCCATTTGCTCCAAAACCCTTCACTCCAGGTTTTACGTCAGGACCTGCTACTTCAGTCTTTGCTTCTACGTCCTCATCTGCAACTTCTGTATTTGGACACGCTGCAGCACCTAGTTTTACGGCTGGTAGTTCTTCGTCCCTCTTCCCTACAGCAGGTCAATCTACATTTGGGACATCTCCTTCATTTTTCAGTTCTACTCAGGGTGCCACCGGAATCAGTTCTGGTTTTACTTCACAATCCACCCCATTATTTTCATCAATTACCCCCTCATTTCCCCAGACAAGTTCTGGTTTTGGACCAGCAACTGCACCTTTTGGTCAGACCACTAGTCCCTTCGCCCAGAGTAGCACTCCTGCCATTGGTCAAACAAACATATTTAACACACCTTCGACTGGAGTTTCAATGGGTTTATTCTCAAGTACTCCTTCCTTGCTTGCTTCTACTAATACTGGTGGATtcaatcggacaaat CCCTCTTTTTCATTGCAATTCCAGCAGTCTCAACCTGCTCAGGCAGGCCCTGGGTTTTCCAACTTAGTTCAGCCCCAACCAG CTGTTGGAGGTCCACAAAATATCTATACTCAGAGTAACTTTGGACAATC GTCTGCGAACCTGAGCTCGGCAGTTGTGCAGACAGCACCTCCTTCCACTAATCCATTTGGAACACTCCCAGCAATGCCTCAGATGTCAATTGGCCGAGCTGGAACTGGTTCCTCTATTCAATATGGAATTTCAAGCATGCCA GTTGTGGACAAACCTGCTCCTGTCCGAGTGTCATCACTATTGACATCTCGACACCTATCTCAGATGCGGACGAGGTTGCCTGCTAGGAAATATCATCCTAAAGATGATCACCCGAAG GTCCCATTCTTCAGTGACCAAGAAGAAACGCCCAGCACCCCGAAGGCTGATGCTCTTTTCATTCCAAGGGAGAATCCTAGAGCTCTGGTCATCCGTCCTCCTGAGCATTGGCCTTCAAGAACTAGTGCAGAGAAACCATCTCCAGTGAATGACACATCCCCTATCCTCGAGAATG CTGCATCCTTTGCTGAGTTACTTCAACCTGACGTCTTAGGTAAAGTGAATGGAGTTTCACCAGCAAATGGTCAATACTCAGTGGATAAAGAAC AAACTCCAGCTGAAAACGGCCACTTGGCGGAGACGCTCAGCCGTGCCAAAGCTGCTCAGAAATCAAACGTGGTCCATGAAGATCATACCCAGATGGGTGACTCCTACAAGACTCTCACTGGCCACCGAGCTGGGGAAGCTGCTATTGTATATGAGCATGGGGCTGATATTGAAGCCTTAATGCCAAAGCTCCGGCACTCGGACTACTATACAGAGCCTAGGATCCAGGAATTGGCTGCCAAGGAGAGGGCTGAACCAGGCTTCTGCCGTCGCGTCAGGGACTTTGTGGTGGGTCGCCATGGATTTGGAAGCATCAAATTCATGGGCGAGACAGATGTGCGAAGGCTTGATCTTGAGTCCCTCATTCAGTTCAATAATCGGGAAGTCATCGTGTACATGGACGACAGCAAGAAGCCCCCTGTTGGACAAGGTCTCAATAAGCCAGCAGAGGTAACCCTCCTTAATATAAAATGCATCGATAAGAAGACACGCAAGCAGTATACAGAGGGACCGAAGGTGGAGAAGTACAAGGAGATGCTGAAGCAGAAGGCTGTGGATCAGGGTGCTGAGTTCGTGTCATATGACCCTGTGAAGGGAGAGTGGAAGTTTAGGGTTGACCATTTCAGCAAGTATGAGCTCAGGGATGATGATGAAGCAGCGTGGGGGCTGTGTGATGATGCCAATGAGCTATAA
- the LOC116203471 gene encoding nuclear pore complex protein NUP98A isoform X1, translated as MFGATNPFGQSSSSPFGQSSSSPFGSQSIFGQSSNTINPFAPKPFGNTTPFGSPQTGSSIFGGTSTGVFGATQSSAPAFGAQSSPAFGASSTPAFGSSSSGFGGSSLFGQKPAFGGFGSTPTQTSPFGSTSQPSQPAFGSGMFGASTPFGSSTPSPFGATSTPAFGATSTPAFGATSTPAFGATSTPAFGAASTPAFGAASTPAFGATTTPSFGSTATPAFGSAGSAFGASTSSVFGTGSAFGASSTPGFGSSSTPAFGASSTPAFGASSSPAFGVLTPPFGASSSPSFNFGSSPAFGQSSSAFGSSSFASSSPFGAQIGNQATTPGFGNSGFGQPGFGGQQRGGSRVSPYSVTLEQDSGSGAQPTGKLESISAMPAYINKSHEELRWEDYQLGDKGGPNPAGQSAGGNPFATSSSTLTPAFAGQSSPFSSSTPANPFSSTTTPNLFSSTSSPNPFAPKPFTPGFTSGPATSVFASTSSSATSVFGHAAAPSFTAGSSSSLFPTAGQSTFGTSPSFFSSTQGATGISSGFTSQSTPLFSSITPSFPQTSSGFGPATAPFGQTTSPFAQSSTPAIGQTNIFNTPSTGVSMGLFSSTPSLLASTNTGGFNRTNPSFSLQFQQSQPAQAGPGFSNLVQPQPAVGGPQNIYTQSNFGQSSANLSSAVVQTAPPSTNPFGTLPAMPQMSIGRAGTGSSIQYGISSMPVVDKPAPVRVSSLLTSRHLSQMRTRLPARKYHPKDDHPKVPFFSDQEETPSTPKADALFIPRENPRALVIRPPEHWPSRTSAEKPSPVNDTSPILENAASFAELLQPDVLGKVNGVSPANGQYSVDKEQTPAENGHLAETLSRAKAAQKSNVVHEDHTQMGDSYKTLTGHRAGEAAIVYEHGADIEALMPKLRHSDYYTEPRIQELAAKERAEPGFCRRVRDFVVGRHGFGSIKFMGETDVRRLDLESLIQFNNREVIVYMDDSKKPPVGQGLNKPAEVTLLNIKCIDKKTRKQYTEGPKVEKYKEMLKQKAVDQGAEFVSYDPVKGEWKFRVDHFSKYELRDDDEAAWGLCDDANEL; from the exons ATGTTTGGGGCGACAAATC CTTTTGGGCAGTCATCGAGCAGCCCTTTCGGGCAGTCGTCAAGCAGCCCTTTCGGGTCGCAATCGATCTTCGGCCAGTCCAGTAATACAATCAATCCTTTTGCGCCCAAACCATTTGGCAATACAACCCCTTTTGGGTCCCCACAAACAGGGTCTTCCATATTTGGGGGAACTTCAACCGGTGTTTTTGGTGCCACTCAATCTTCAGCACCCGCATTTGGTGCACAATCATCACCGGCTTTTGGTGCATCTTCTACTCCTGCTTTTGGAAGTTCGTCATCTGGTTTTGGAG GATCTTCTCTGTTTGGTCAAAAACCTGCTTTTGGAGGCTTTGGGTCCACTCCTACACAAACAAGTCCATTTGGAAGCACAAGTCAGCCATCACAGCCAGCATTTGGAAGTGGTATGTTTGGAGCTTCTACACCATTTGGTTCTTCAACTCCGTCTCCATTTGGTGCCACCTCCACTCCGGCCTTTGGAGCGACCAGTACCCCCGCCTTTGGAGCCACTAGTACCCCTGCCTTTGGAGCCACTAGTACCCCTGCTTTTGGAGCCGCTAGCACCCCTGCTTTTGGAGCCGCTAGCACCCCTGCTTTTGGTGCTACAACTACGCCTTCCTTTGGTTCAACTGCCACTCCAGCATTTGGTAGCGCAGGATCTGCATTTGGTGCTTCAACTTCCTCAGTCTTTGGCACGGGAAGTGCATTTGGGGCTTCTAGCACCCCTGGTTTTGGATCTTCCAGTACACCTGCATTTGGGGCTTCTAGCACCCCTGCTTTTGGCGCCTCAAGTAGTCCAGCTTTTGGGGTTTTGACTCCTCCTTTTGGGGCTTCCAGCAGCCCTTCCTTCAACTTTGGTTCTTCTCCAGCATTCGGGCAGTCATCATCAGCTTTTGGTAGCAGCTCTTTTGCATCTTCATCTCCTTTTGGGGCCCAGATAG GAAATCAGGCCACAACACCAGGTTTTGGTAACTCTGGATTTGGACAGCCAGGTTTTGGAGGTCAGCAACGTGGAGGAAGTCGAGTGTCCCCGTATTCAGTAACTCTTGAGCAAGATAGTGGAAGTGGTGCACAACCGACTGGGAAGTTAGAGTCCATATCAGCAATGCCCGCATACATTAACAAGAGCCATGAGGAGCTTAGGTGGGAGGACTATCAGTTGGGTGACAAAG GTGGACCAAATCCTGCTGGTCAATCTGCTGGTGGTAATCCCTTTGCTACATCTTCATCAACCCTGACACCTGCATTTGCTGGACAATCATCTCCATTTTCCTCCAGTACACCTGCTAATCCATTTTCCTCCACCACAACCCCTAATTTGTTCTCCTCCACATCATCACCAAATCCATTTGCTCCAAAACCCTTCACTCCAGGTTTTACGTCAGGACCTGCTACTTCAGTCTTTGCTTCTACGTCCTCATCTGCAACTTCTGTATTTGGACACGCTGCAGCACCTAGTTTTACGGCTGGTAGTTCTTCGTCCCTCTTCCCTACAGCAGGTCAATCTACATTTGGGACATCTCCTTCATTTTTCAGTTCTACTCAGGGTGCCACCGGAATCAGTTCTGGTTTTACTTCACAATCCACCCCATTATTTTCATCAATTACCCCCTCATTTCCCCAGACAAGTTCTGGTTTTGGACCAGCAACTGCACCTTTTGGTCAGACCACTAGTCCCTTCGCCCAGAGTAGCACTCCTGCCATTGGTCAAACAAACATATTTAACACACCTTCGACTGGAGTTTCAATGGGTTTATTCTCAAGTACTCCTTCCTTGCTTGCTTCTACTAATACTGGTGGATtcaatcggacaaat CCCTCTTTTTCATTGCAATTCCAGCAGTCTCAACCTGCTCAGGCAGGCCCTGGGTTTTCCAACTTAGTTCAGCCCCAACCAG CTGTTGGAGGTCCACAAAATATCTATACTCAGAGTAACTTTGGACAATC GTCTGCGAACCTGAGCTCGGCAGTTGTGCAGACAGCACCTCCTTCCACTAATCCATTTGGAACACTCCCAGCAATGCCTCAGATGTCAATTGGCCGAGCTGGAACTGGTTCCTCTATTCAATATGGAATTTCAAGCATGCCA GTTGTGGACAAACCTGCTCCTGTCCGAGTGTCATCACTATTGACATCTCGACACCTATCTCAGATGCGGACGAGGTTGCCTGCTAGGAAATATCATCCTAAAGATGATCACCCGAAG GTCCCATTCTTCAGTGACCAAGAAGAAACGCCCAGCACCCCGAAGGCTGATGCTCTTTTCATTCCAAGGGAGAATCCTAGAGCTCTGGTCATCCGTCCTCCTGAGCATTGGCCTTCAAGAACTAGTGCAGAGAAACCATCTCCAGTGAATGACACATCCCCTATCCTCGAGAATG CTGCATCCTTTGCTGAGTTACTTCAACCTGACGTCTTAGGTAAAGTGAATGGAGTTTCACCAGCAAATGGTCAATACTCAGTGGATAAAGAAC AAACTCCAGCTGAAAACGGCCACTTGGCGGAGACGCTCAGCCGTGCCAAAGCTGCTCAGAAATCAAACGTGGTCCATGAAGATCATACCCAGATGGGTGACTCCTACAAGACTCTCACTGGCCACCGAGCTGGGGAAGCTGCTATTGTATATGAGCATGGGGCTGATATTGAAGCCTTAATGCCAAAGCTCCGGCACTCGGACTACTATACAGAGCCTAGGATCCAGGAATTGGCTGCCAAGGAGAGGGCTGAACCAGGCTTCTGCCGTCGCGTCAGGGACTTTGTGGTGGGTCGCCATGGATTTGGAAGCATCAAATTCATGGGCGAGACAGATGTGCGAAGGCTTGATCTTGAGTCCCTCATTCAGTTCAATAATCGGGAAGTCATCGTGTACATGGACGACAGCAAGAAGCCCCCTGTTGGACAAGGTCTCAATAAGCCAGCAGAGGTAACCCTCCTTAATATAAAATGCATCGATAAGAAGACACGCAAGCAGTATACAGAGGGACCGAAGGTGGAGAAGTACAAGGAGATGCTGAAGCAGAAGGCTGTGGATCAGGGTGCTGAGTTCGTGTCATATGACCCTGTGAAGGGAGAGTGGAAGTTTAGGGTTGACCATTTCAGCAAGTATGAGCTCAGGGATGATGATGAAGCAGCGTGGGGGCTGTGTGATGATGCCAATGAGCTATAA
- the LOC116204128 gene encoding uncharacterized protein LOC116204128: MVTAIMHRIPSLDKPGPGGSGLPREEDNCGVRVIAGDNTGAVLQPQMDHEKSGHSLHGPVEAGDKEDGGPISTYMNSNFQLISNSIMMGGSHKVHNPGVRMEISDFVEHGTGHSKHYGQQKR; the protein is encoded by the coding sequence ATGGTCACAGCaataatgcaccggatccccaGCCTTGACAAACCTGGGCCTGGTGGGTCAGGCCTGCCTCGTGAGGAGGACAACTGTGGGGTCAGAGTGATCGCCGGGGACAATACTGGAGCCGTCCTACAGCCCCAGATGGATCACGAGAAGTCGGGCCACAGCCTGCATGGACCGGTGGAGGCCGGGGATAAAGAGGATGGAGGTCCAATAAGCACCTACATGAACAGCAACTTCCAGTTGATTAGTAACTCGATCATGATGGGAGGGAGCCACAAGGTGCACAACCCTGGGGTCCGTATGGAGATCTCGGATTTTGTCGAGCATGGGACTGGCCACAGTAAGCATTATGGGCAGCAGAAGAGATAG